In Hirundo rustica isolate bHirRus1 chromosome 2, bHirRus1.pri.v3, whole genome shotgun sequence, one genomic interval encodes:
- the NARS2 gene encoding probable asparagine--tRNA ligase, mitochondrial isoform X5 has protein sequence MQNMELQAETIRVVGPCDIWSFPLKMKERHPLEYVRQFPHLRCRNNTLGALLRIRSEATAGIHSFFQDNGYVHIHTPIITSNDCEGAGELFQIETSREAKESAEKTHFFNVPAFLTVSGQLHLEVMAGAFTHVFTFGPTFRAENSQSRRHLAEFYMVEAELSFTESLQDIMQVMEDLFKTVTSTVLSKCPRDVELFHKYVAPSQKGRLEQILKKKFMIISYSEAVEILKQAAQTFTFKPEWGCDLQTEHEKYLVKHCGEVPVFVVNYPYDLKPFYMRDNEDGPQHTKKYPKQEQQEEEDQGAGTLLTFCLIALRKVAAVDLLVPGVGELCGGSLREERLPFLESRLQRLGLTDTYQWYLDLRKFGSVPHGGFGMGFERYLQYILGVDNIKDVIPFPRFPHSCLL, from the exons ATGCAAAACATGGAGCTGCAAGCTGAAACCATTCGTGTGGTGGGACCTTGTGATATTTGG TCATTTCCCCTCAAAATGAAGGAGAGGCACCCACTGGAGTATGTCCGACAGTTCCCTCACCTGCGATGCAGGAACAACACCCTGGGCGCCCTCCTGCGCATCCGCAGTGAAGCCACCGCAGGCATCCACTCCTTCTTCCAG GATAATGGGTAtgtacatattcataccccCATAATTACATCCAATGACTGTGAAGGTGCTGGGGAACTCTTTCAAATTGAA ACATCAAGAGAGGCAAAGGAATCTGCAGAAAAGACCCATTTCTTCaatgtgcctgccttcctgaCAGTCTCTGGCCAGCTCCACTTGGAAGTAATGGCGGG GGCTTTTACTCACGTGTTCACCTTTGGCCCGACGTTCCGAGCGGAAAACTCGCAGAGTCGCCGGCACCTGGCGGAGTTCTACATGGTGGAGGCTGAGCTGTCCTTCACTGAAAGCCTTCAGGACATCATGCAG gTTATGGAAGATCTTTTCAAGACAGTGACAAGCACTGTGCTCTCCAAATGTCCTCGGGATGTTGAGCTTTTTCATAAATACGTAGCTCCTTCACAGAAG GGCAGGTTGGAACAAATACTGAAGAAGAAATTTATGAT AATTTCCTACAGTGAAGCAGTGGAAATTTTGAAGCAAGCTGCTCAAACTTTCACTTTCAAGCCAGAG TGGGGCTGTGACCTCCAAACAGAACATGAGAAGTACCTGGTGAAGCACTGTGGGGAGGTTCCCGTGTTCGTGGTTAACTACCCATACGACCTCAAGCCTTTCTACATGCGGGACAATGAAGATGGACCTCAACACACA aAAAAATACCCAAAGCAGGAACAACAGGAAGAAGAAGatcagggagctgggacactgTTAACTTTTTGCTTAATTGCCTTAAGAAAG GTTGCAGCTGTTGATCTCCTTGTACCAGGAGTAGGGGAGTTGTGTGGAGGCAGCTTGAGAGAGGAGCGACTGCCCTTCCTCGAATCACGCTTACAGAG attAGGACTCACAGATACCTATCAATG GTATCTAGACCTCCGAAAATTTGGATCAGTTCCTCACGGAGGCTTCGGAATGGGGTTTGAACGCTACCTGCAGTACATCTTGGGAGTTGACAATATCAAAgatgttattcctttccccagaTTTCCTCACTCCTGTCTCCTGTAG
- the NARS2 gene encoding probable asparagine--tRNA ligase, mitochondrial isoform X4 yields the protein MQNMELQAETIRVVGPCDIWSFPLKMKERHPLEYVRQFPHLRCRNNTLGALLRIRSEATAGIHSFFQDNGYVHIHTPIITSNDCEGAGELFQIETSREAKESAEKTHFFNVPAFLTVSGQLHLEVMAGAFTHVFTFGPTFRAENSQSRRHLAEFYMVEAELSFTESLQDIMQVMEDLFKTVTSTVLSKCPRDVELFHKYVAPSQKGRLEQILKKKFMIISYSEAVEILKQAAQTFTFKPEWGCDLQTEHEKYLVKHCGEVPVFVVNYPYDLKPFYMRDNEDGPQHTVAAVDLLVPGVGELCGGSLREERLPFLESRLQRLGLTDTYQWYLDLRKFGSVPHGGFGMGFERYLQYILGVDNIKDVIPFPRFPHSCLL from the exons ATGCAAAACATGGAGCTGCAAGCTGAAACCATTCGTGTGGTGGGACCTTGTGATATTTGG TCATTTCCCCTCAAAATGAAGGAGAGGCACCCACTGGAGTATGTCCGACAGTTCCCTCACCTGCGATGCAGGAACAACACCCTGGGCGCCCTCCTGCGCATCCGCAGTGAAGCCACCGCAGGCATCCACTCCTTCTTCCAG GATAATGGGTAtgtacatattcataccccCATAATTACATCCAATGACTGTGAAGGTGCTGGGGAACTCTTTCAAATTGAA ACATCAAGAGAGGCAAAGGAATCTGCAGAAAAGACCCATTTCTTCaatgtgcctgccttcctgaCAGTCTCTGGCCAGCTCCACTTGGAAGTAATGGCGGG GGCTTTTACTCACGTGTTCACCTTTGGCCCGACGTTCCGAGCGGAAAACTCGCAGAGTCGCCGGCACCTGGCGGAGTTCTACATGGTGGAGGCTGAGCTGTCCTTCACTGAAAGCCTTCAGGACATCATGCAG gTTATGGAAGATCTTTTCAAGACAGTGACAAGCACTGTGCTCTCCAAATGTCCTCGGGATGTTGAGCTTTTTCATAAATACGTAGCTCCTTCACAGAAG GGCAGGTTGGAACAAATACTGAAGAAGAAATTTATGAT AATTTCCTACAGTGAAGCAGTGGAAATTTTGAAGCAAGCTGCTCAAACTTTCACTTTCAAGCCAGAG TGGGGCTGTGACCTCCAAACAGAACATGAGAAGTACCTGGTGAAGCACTGTGGGGAGGTTCCCGTGTTCGTGGTTAACTACCCATACGACCTCAAGCCTTTCTACATGCGGGACAATGAAGATGGACCTCAACACACA GTTGCAGCTGTTGATCTCCTTGTACCAGGAGTAGGGGAGTTGTGTGGAGGCAGCTTGAGAGAGGAGCGACTGCCCTTCCTCGAATCACGCTTACAGAG attAGGACTCACAGATACCTATCAATG GTATCTAGACCTCCGAAAATTTGGATCAGTTCCTCACGGAGGCTTCGGAATGGGGTTTGAACGCTACCTGCAGTACATCTTGGGAGTTGACAATATCAAAgatgttattcctttccccagaTTTCCTCACTCCTGTCTCCTGTAG
- the NARS2 gene encoding probable asparagine--tRNA ligase, mitochondrial isoform X3, with protein sequence MLGARGGWRALRRCASLPRAVRLRVREALGAREAAAAVRVQGWVRSVRSQKEVLFLHINDGSSLESLQVVADPSLEKKDLTFGSAVEVQGKLVKSPHRMQNMELQAETIRVVGPCDIWSFPLKMKERHPLEYVRQFPHLRCRNNTLGALLRIRSEATAGIHSFFQDNGYVHIHTPIITSNDCEGAGELFQIETSREAKESAEKTHFFNVPAFLTVSGQLHLEVMAGAFTHVFTFGPTFRAENSQSRRHLAEFYMVEAELSFTESLQDIMQVMEDLFKTVTSTVLSKCPRDVELFHKYVAPSQKGRLEQILKKKFMIISYSEAVEILKQAAQTFTFKPEWGCDLQTEHEKYLVKHCGEVPVFVVNYPYDLKPFYMRDNEDGPQHTVAAVDLLVPGVGELCGGSLREERLPFLESRLQRLGLTDTYQWYLDLRKFGSVPHGGFGMGFERYLQYILGVDNIKDVIPFPRFPHSCLL encoded by the exons GGCTGGGTCCGCTCTGTCCGATCCCAGAAGGAAGTTTTGTTCCTGCACATAAATGATGGGAGTTCTCTGGAAAGCCTCCAGGTGGTTGCTgatcccagcctggaaaagaa AGACCTGACTTTTGGAAGCGCAGTGGAAGTGCAAGGGAAGCTTGTCAAAAGTCCTCACAGGATGCAAAACATGGAGCTGCAAGCTGAAACCATTCGTGTGGTGGGACCTTGTGATATTTGG TCATTTCCCCTCAAAATGAAGGAGAGGCACCCACTGGAGTATGTCCGACAGTTCCCTCACCTGCGATGCAGGAACAACACCCTGGGCGCCCTCCTGCGCATCCGCAGTGAAGCCACCGCAGGCATCCACTCCTTCTTCCAG GATAATGGGTAtgtacatattcataccccCATAATTACATCCAATGACTGTGAAGGTGCTGGGGAACTCTTTCAAATTGAA ACATCAAGAGAGGCAAAGGAATCTGCAGAAAAGACCCATTTCTTCaatgtgcctgccttcctgaCAGTCTCTGGCCAGCTCCACTTGGAAGTAATGGCGGG GGCTTTTACTCACGTGTTCACCTTTGGCCCGACGTTCCGAGCGGAAAACTCGCAGAGTCGCCGGCACCTGGCGGAGTTCTACATGGTGGAGGCTGAGCTGTCCTTCACTGAAAGCCTTCAGGACATCATGCAG gTTATGGAAGATCTTTTCAAGACAGTGACAAGCACTGTGCTCTCCAAATGTCCTCGGGATGTTGAGCTTTTTCATAAATACGTAGCTCCTTCACAGAAG GGCAGGTTGGAACAAATACTGAAGAAGAAATTTATGAT AATTTCCTACAGTGAAGCAGTGGAAATTTTGAAGCAAGCTGCTCAAACTTTCACTTTCAAGCCAGAG TGGGGCTGTGACCTCCAAACAGAACATGAGAAGTACCTGGTGAAGCACTGTGGGGAGGTTCCCGTGTTCGTGGTTAACTACCCATACGACCTCAAGCCTTTCTACATGCGGGACAATGAAGATGGACCTCAACACACA GTTGCAGCTGTTGATCTCCTTGTACCAGGAGTAGGGGAGTTGTGTGGAGGCAGCTTGAGAGAGGAGCGACTGCCCTTCCTCGAATCACGCTTACAGAG attAGGACTCACAGATACCTATCAATG GTATCTAGACCTCCGAAAATTTGGATCAGTTCCTCACGGAGGCTTCGGAATGGGGTTTGAACGCTACCTGCAGTACATCTTGGGAGTTGACAATATCAAAgatgttattcctttccccagaTTTCCTCACTCCTGTCTCCTGTAG
- the NARS2 gene encoding probable asparagine--tRNA ligase, mitochondrial isoform X1, whose product MLGARGGWRALRRCASLPRAVRLRVREALGAREAAAAVRVQGWVRSVRSQKEVLFLHINDGSSLESLQVVADPSLEKKDLTFGSAVEVQGKLVKSPHRMQNMELQAETIRVVGPCDIWSFPLKMKERHPLEYVRQFPHLRCRNNTLGALLRIRSEATAGIHSFFQDNGYVHIHTPIITSNDCEGAGELFQIETSREAKESAEKTHFFNVPAFLTVSGQLHLEVMAGAFTHVFTFGPTFRAENSQSRRHLAEFYMVEAELSFTESLQDIMQVMEDLFKTVTSTVLSKCPRDVELFHKYVAPSQKGRLEQILKKKFMIISYSEAVEILKQAAQTFTFKPEWGCDLQTEHEKYLVKHCGEVPVFVVNYPYDLKPFYMRDNEDGPQHTKKYPKQEQQEEEDQGAGTLLTFCLIALRKVAAVDLLVPGVGELCGGSLREERLPFLESRLQRLGLTDTYQWYLDLRKFGSVPHGGFGMGFERYLQYILGVDNIKDVIPFPRFPHSCLL is encoded by the exons GGCTGGGTCCGCTCTGTCCGATCCCAGAAGGAAGTTTTGTTCCTGCACATAAATGATGGGAGTTCTCTGGAAAGCCTCCAGGTGGTTGCTgatcccagcctggaaaagaa AGACCTGACTTTTGGAAGCGCAGTGGAAGTGCAAGGGAAGCTTGTCAAAAGTCCTCACAGGATGCAAAACATGGAGCTGCAAGCTGAAACCATTCGTGTGGTGGGACCTTGTGATATTTGG TCATTTCCCCTCAAAATGAAGGAGAGGCACCCACTGGAGTATGTCCGACAGTTCCCTCACCTGCGATGCAGGAACAACACCCTGGGCGCCCTCCTGCGCATCCGCAGTGAAGCCACCGCAGGCATCCACTCCTTCTTCCAG GATAATGGGTAtgtacatattcataccccCATAATTACATCCAATGACTGTGAAGGTGCTGGGGAACTCTTTCAAATTGAA ACATCAAGAGAGGCAAAGGAATCTGCAGAAAAGACCCATTTCTTCaatgtgcctgccttcctgaCAGTCTCTGGCCAGCTCCACTTGGAAGTAATGGCGGG GGCTTTTACTCACGTGTTCACCTTTGGCCCGACGTTCCGAGCGGAAAACTCGCAGAGTCGCCGGCACCTGGCGGAGTTCTACATGGTGGAGGCTGAGCTGTCCTTCACTGAAAGCCTTCAGGACATCATGCAG gTTATGGAAGATCTTTTCAAGACAGTGACAAGCACTGTGCTCTCCAAATGTCCTCGGGATGTTGAGCTTTTTCATAAATACGTAGCTCCTTCACAGAAG GGCAGGTTGGAACAAATACTGAAGAAGAAATTTATGAT AATTTCCTACAGTGAAGCAGTGGAAATTTTGAAGCAAGCTGCTCAAACTTTCACTTTCAAGCCAGAG TGGGGCTGTGACCTCCAAACAGAACATGAGAAGTACCTGGTGAAGCACTGTGGGGAGGTTCCCGTGTTCGTGGTTAACTACCCATACGACCTCAAGCCTTTCTACATGCGGGACAATGAAGATGGACCTCAACACACA aAAAAATACCCAAAGCAGGAACAACAGGAAGAAGAAGatcagggagctgggacactgTTAACTTTTTGCTTAATTGCCTTAAGAAAG GTTGCAGCTGTTGATCTCCTTGTACCAGGAGTAGGGGAGTTGTGTGGAGGCAGCTTGAGAGAGGAGCGACTGCCCTTCCTCGAATCACGCTTACAGAG attAGGACTCACAGATACCTATCAATG GTATCTAGACCTCCGAAAATTTGGATCAGTTCCTCACGGAGGCTTCGGAATGGGGTTTGAACGCTACCTGCAGTACATCTTGGGAGTTGACAATATCAAAgatgttattcctttccccagaTTTCCTCACTCCTGTCTCCTGTAG
- the NARS2 gene encoding probable asparagine--tRNA ligase, mitochondrial isoform X2, whose protein sequence is MLGARGGWRALRRCASLPRAVRLRVREALGAREAAAAVRVQGWVRSVRSQKEVLFLHINDGSSLESLQVVADPSLEKKDLTFGSAVEVQGKLVKSPHRMQNMELQAETIRVVGPCDIWSFPLKMKERHPLEYVRQFPHLRCRNNTLGALLRIRSEATAGIHSFFQDNGYVHIHTPIITSNDCEGAGELFQIETSREAKESAEKTHFFNVPAFLTVSGQLHLEVMAGAFTHVFTFGPTFRAENSQSRRHLAEFYMVEAELSFTESLQDIMQVMEDLFKTVTSTVLSKCPRDVELFHKYVAPSQKGRLEQILKKKFMIISYSEAVEILKQAAQTFTFKPEWGCDLQTEHEKYLVKHCGEVPVFVVNYPYDLKPFYMRDNEDGPQHTKKYPKQEQQEEEDQGAGTLLTFCLIALRKVAAVDLLVPGVGELCGGSLREERLPFLESRLQRLGLTDTYQWHLLFLSSVKNGKFLNSSASSVHSHQKGFTVLILGTFNSMDFFH, encoded by the exons GGCTGGGTCCGCTCTGTCCGATCCCAGAAGGAAGTTTTGTTCCTGCACATAAATGATGGGAGTTCTCTGGAAAGCCTCCAGGTGGTTGCTgatcccagcctggaaaagaa AGACCTGACTTTTGGAAGCGCAGTGGAAGTGCAAGGGAAGCTTGTCAAAAGTCCTCACAGGATGCAAAACATGGAGCTGCAAGCTGAAACCATTCGTGTGGTGGGACCTTGTGATATTTGG TCATTTCCCCTCAAAATGAAGGAGAGGCACCCACTGGAGTATGTCCGACAGTTCCCTCACCTGCGATGCAGGAACAACACCCTGGGCGCCCTCCTGCGCATCCGCAGTGAAGCCACCGCAGGCATCCACTCCTTCTTCCAG GATAATGGGTAtgtacatattcataccccCATAATTACATCCAATGACTGTGAAGGTGCTGGGGAACTCTTTCAAATTGAA ACATCAAGAGAGGCAAAGGAATCTGCAGAAAAGACCCATTTCTTCaatgtgcctgccttcctgaCAGTCTCTGGCCAGCTCCACTTGGAAGTAATGGCGGG GGCTTTTACTCACGTGTTCACCTTTGGCCCGACGTTCCGAGCGGAAAACTCGCAGAGTCGCCGGCACCTGGCGGAGTTCTACATGGTGGAGGCTGAGCTGTCCTTCACTGAAAGCCTTCAGGACATCATGCAG gTTATGGAAGATCTTTTCAAGACAGTGACAAGCACTGTGCTCTCCAAATGTCCTCGGGATGTTGAGCTTTTTCATAAATACGTAGCTCCTTCACAGAAG GGCAGGTTGGAACAAATACTGAAGAAGAAATTTATGAT AATTTCCTACAGTGAAGCAGTGGAAATTTTGAAGCAAGCTGCTCAAACTTTCACTTTCAAGCCAGAG TGGGGCTGTGACCTCCAAACAGAACATGAGAAGTACCTGGTGAAGCACTGTGGGGAGGTTCCCGTGTTCGTGGTTAACTACCCATACGACCTCAAGCCTTTCTACATGCGGGACAATGAAGATGGACCTCAACACACA aAAAAATACCCAAAGCAGGAACAACAGGAAGAAGAAGatcagggagctgggacactgTTAACTTTTTGCTTAATTGCCTTAAGAAAG GTTGCAGCTGTTGATCTCCTTGTACCAGGAGTAGGGGAGTTGTGTGGAGGCAGCTTGAGAGAGGAGCGACTGCCCTTCCTCGAATCACGCTTACAGAG attAGGACTCACAGATACCTATCAATG gcacttactttttctttcatctgtgaagaatggaaaatttctcaattcttctgcttcttctgtgCACAGTCATCAGAAAGGATTCACAGTCTTGATCCTCGGCACATTTAATTCAATGGACTTTTTCCATTAA